One window of Colius striatus isolate bColStr4 chromosome 16, bColStr4.1.hap1, whole genome shotgun sequence genomic DNA carries:
- the LOC133626900 gene encoding BPI fold-containing family B member 4-like isoform X2: MCPCPSAQGCLARPSSCPRLSWFLQLGYLRAAASVAARPWAAASPHQRLQVPGQEMLLFWCLILLGGLLPTSQGLVNLGSALGLNPQQPKDGLLGTGLLGSRTAGLLGTGPLGEGGLLGTGLLGKASPSTGESGGASDAGNKPSRSGILGTGLLGGQPGSSGLLGTGIPAGKAVGGGDLSNSLLGNINPLGEKGLLGTGLLGKGDLLSNGSLLGWVSCGVTPRLKALNLENARVSWKILPGGELVLNLYSRLVLRLPGIFQYLSGSSIETNITSHIALTQDSPRDLKLVVKDCNSLMGGFKVNLQKGFLSNVVSGFLNPTLQALVPAVLCPVVNIWVSIINMELQFLNRVISFGLLGKIYSALPRLPLTSEQSVELNLQDSPFPSVFIDWLLRTTGIEAGSVP, from the exons ATGTGCCCCTGCCCCAGcgcccagggctgcctggccagaccctccagctgccccag gctttcctggttcctgcagttGGGCTATTtaagagctgctgcctcagtggCTGCGAGGCCGTGGGCAGCCGCATCGCCACATCAAAGGCTCCAG GTGCCAGGTCAAGAGATGCTGCTCTTCTGGTGTCTCATCCTTCTTGGGGGCCTCCTGCCCACCTCCCAAGGCCTCGTCAACCTGGGCAGTGCCCTTGGGCTGAACCCACAGCAACCCAAAGATG GTCTGCTTGGTACCGGTCTGCTTGGCAGCAGAACAGCTGGATTGCTTGGCACAGGCCCTTTAGGTGAAGGTGGGCTGCTTGGTACCGGCCTCCTTGGCAAGGCAAGCCCGAGCACAGGCGAAAGTGGAGGTGCCAGTGACGCAGGCAATAAACCCAGCAGATCTGGCATCCTTGGCACAGGCCTCCTGG GAGGACAACCTGGCAGCAGTGGTCTGCTCGGCACAGGCATCCCTGCTGGGAAAGCTGTTGGTGGTGGTGACCTCAGCAACAGTCTTCTTGGCAATATAAACCCTCTTGGAGAGAAAGGGCTGCTTGGCACAGGGCTGCTTGGAAAAGGAGATCTCCTAAGCAATGGAAGTCTACTTG GGTGGGTTTCCTGTGGTGTCACCCCCAGGCTGAAGGCGCTGAACCTCGAGAACGCCCGAGTGTCTTGGAAGATCCTCCCCGGGGGTGAGCTGGTGCTGAACCTGTACTCCAGGCTGGTACTGCGCTTGCCAGG GATTTTTCAGTATCTGAGTGGATCCTCAATAGAAACAAACATCACATCCCACATTGCCCTGACCCAGGACAGCCCCAGAGACCTCAAGTTGGTGGTGAAGGATTGCAACAGCCTGATGGGTGGCTTCAAGGTCAACCTGCAGAAGGG cttcctcagcaaCGTGGTGAGCGGATTTCTGAACCCTACCCTTCAGGCTCTCGTGCCTGCCGTG CTCTGCCCTGTAGTGAACATCTGGGTCAGCATCATCAATATGGAGCTGCAATTCCTCAACC gTGTCATCTCCTTCGGGCTCCTGGGGAAAATCTACTCAGCCCTGCCCCGTCTGCCGCTGACATCGGAGCAGTCTGTGGAGCTGAACTTGCAG GATTCTCCTTTCCCAAGTGTCTTCATCGACTGGCTCCTCAGGA CCACGGGCATCGAGGCCGGGAGCGTTCCGTAG
- the LOC133626900 gene encoding PE-PGRS family protein PE_PGRS30-like isoform X1, which produces MCPCPSAQGCLARPSSCPRLSWFLQLGYLRAAASVAARPWAAASPHQRLQVPGQEMLLFWCLILLGGLLPTSQGLVNLGSALGLNPQQPKDGLLGTGLLGSRTAGLLGTGPLGEGGLLGTGLLGKASPSTGESGGASDAGNKPSRSGILGTGLLGGQPGSSGLLGTGIPAGKAVGGGDLSNSLLGNINPLGEKGLLGTGLLGKGDLLSNGSLLGIGGLLGEGGLLGGGGLLGGGGLLGGGGLLGGGGLLGGGGLLGEGGLLGEGGLLSGGLLKNGIPSKSTALAWLKALNLENARVSWKILPGGELVLNLYSRLVLRLPGIFQYLSGSSIETNITSHIALTQDSPRDLKLVVKDCNSLMGGFKVNLQKGFLSNVVSGFLNPTLQALVPAVLCPVVNIWVSIINMELQFLNRVISFGLLGKIYSALPRLPLTSEQSVELNLQDSPFPSVFIDWLLRTTGIEAGSVP; this is translated from the exons ATGTGCCCCTGCCCCAGcgcccagggctgcctggccagaccctccagctgccccag gctttcctggttcctgcagttGGGCTATTtaagagctgctgcctcagtggCTGCGAGGCCGTGGGCAGCCGCATCGCCACATCAAAGGCTCCAG GTGCCAGGTCAAGAGATGCTGCTCTTCTGGTGTCTCATCCTTCTTGGGGGCCTCCTGCCCACCTCCCAAGGCCTCGTCAACCTGGGCAGTGCCCTTGGGCTGAACCCACAGCAACCCAAAGATG GTCTGCTTGGTACCGGTCTGCTTGGCAGCAGAACAGCTGGATTGCTTGGCACAGGCCCTTTAGGTGAAGGTGGGCTGCTTGGTACCGGCCTCCTTGGCAAGGCAAGCCCGAGCACAGGCGAAAGTGGAGGTGCCAGTGACGCAGGCAATAAACCCAGCAGATCTGGCATCCTTGGCACAGGCCTCCTGG GAGGACAACCTGGCAGCAGTGGTCTGCTCGGCACAGGCATCCCTGCTGGGAAAGCTGTTGGTGGTGGTGACCTCAGCAACAGTCTTCTTGGCAATATAAACCCTCTTGGAGAGAAAGGGCTGCTTGGCACAGGGCTGCTTGGAAAAGGAGATCTCCTAAGCAATGGAAGTCTACTTGGTATCGGTGGTCTGCTGGGTGAAGGAGGACTTCTGGGTGGAGGAGGACTTCTGGGTGGAGGAGGACTTCTGGGTGGAGGAGGACTTCTGGGTGGAGGAGGACTTCTGGGTGGAGGAGGACTTCTGGGTGAAGGAGGACTTCTGGGTGAAGGAGGACTGCTGAGTGGAGGTCTGCTGAAAAATGGAATCCCTTCCAAGTCAACAGCTCTTGCCTG GCTGAAGGCGCTGAACCTCGAGAACGCCCGAGTGTCTTGGAAGATCCTCCCCGGGGGTGAGCTGGTGCTGAACCTGTACTCCAGGCTGGTACTGCGCTTGCCAGG GATTTTTCAGTATCTGAGTGGATCCTCAATAGAAACAAACATCACATCCCACATTGCCCTGACCCAGGACAGCCCCAGAGACCTCAAGTTGGTGGTGAAGGATTGCAACAGCCTGATGGGTGGCTTCAAGGTCAACCTGCAGAAGGG cttcctcagcaaCGTGGTGAGCGGATTTCTGAACCCTACCCTTCAGGCTCTCGTGCCTGCCGTG CTCTGCCCTGTAGTGAACATCTGGGTCAGCATCATCAATATGGAGCTGCAATTCCTCAACC gTGTCATCTCCTTCGGGCTCCTGGGGAAAATCTACTCAGCCCTGCCCCGTCTGCCGCTGACATCGGAGCAGTCTGTGGAGCTGAACTTGCAG GATTCTCCTTTCCCAAGTGTCTTCATCGACTGGCTCCTCAGGA CCACGGGCATCGAGGCCGGGAGCGTTCCGTAG
- the BPIFB2 gene encoding BPI fold-containing family B member 2: MVKLSTLSILLSLLGCAHGSRSPDCGGILTPAGLSYLAEVSKPHAEAVLRQDLMGLAVLEQLQPLSNQITSVEVAELSLQLVPHAGLRLSIVVDLSITSAPSSTKAVRLSIWAELRVDMSPEGNLELVASDCDTSVEEVQSTQEKESKSSSSEVDKEIYDYKICLEVSKLLLLPKEQLVSLTAPFPIAPSCQLQYLPLAAPMFSEQGIILSLKTSFKAVGKAIRLPTSPTPFSVPETASSHPSHLTLAFSEHFYTSLFYALEMSGALNMTIPSPLTTATVAQKITQRTSSHFPEDLPVVLGVASRRSPRVVLEEGKAALKLFLTVHAGAGSPALQSFLSLSVDMSAGLLLSLADTRMRISAAVIEDVELSLAASSVGPMPAALLKELFLPTVCERVPAQVNAVLSEGVFLPHLSSFTYTNSSVIIHKNHVLVPCDLELRPQPAEQSTVG; the protein is encoded by the exons ATGGTGAAGCTCAGCACCCTGAGCATCCTCCTGAGCCTCCTGGGCTGTGCCCACGGCAGCAGGTCGCCCGACTGCGGGGGCATCCTCACCCCAGCAGGGCTGAGCTACC TGGCTGAAGTTTCAAAGCCCCATGCAGAGGCAGTCCTCAGGCAGGACCTGATGggcctggctgtgctggagcagctgcagcccctcag caaCCAAATTACCTCTGTGGAAGTGGCTGAGCTGTCCCTGCAGCTCGTCCCCCACGCCGGGCTGCGGCTGAGCATCGTCGTGGACCTCAGCATCACATCTGCCCC ctccagcaccaAGGCAGTGAGACTGTCCATCTGGGCAGAGCTCCGTGTGGACATGAGCCCCGAGGGGAACCTGGAGCTGGTGGCCTCTGACTGTGACACCAGCGTGGAGGAGGTGCAGAGCACCCAGGAGAAGGAAAG TAAGTCCTCTAGTTCAGAGGTGGACAAGGAGATTTATGATTATAAG ATTTGCCTGGAAGTCTCCAAGTTGCTGCTTTTGCCAAAGGAACAGCTGGTATCTCTGACAG CCCCATTCCCCATCGCTCCCAGCTGCCAGCTCCAGTACCTGCCCCTGGCTGCACCCATGTTCTCTGAGCAGGGAATCATCCTATCCTTGAAA ACAAGTTTCAAGGCGGTGGGGAAGGCAATCCGCCTGCCCACCAGCCCCACACCCTTCAGTGTGCCCGAGACAGCGAGCTCCCACCCTTCCCACCTCACCCTGGCTTTCTCTGAGCACTTCTACACCAGCCTCTTCTACGCCCTGGAAATGTCTGGAGCCCTCAACATGACCATCCCG AGCCCGCTGACCACCGCCACCGTGGCACAGAAGATCACTCAG CGGACGAGCTCCCACTTCCCAGAGGACCTACCGGTGGTGCTGGGAGTCGCCTCCAGGAGGTCACCCCGGGTGGTGCTGGAGGAAGGCAAAGCAGCCCTGAAGCTCTTCCTCACCGTCCACGCTGGGGCAGGatcaccagctctgcagagcttcctGAGCCTCAGCGTG GACATGTCTGCAGGACTCCTCCTCAGCCTGGCTGACACAAGGATGAGGATTTCTGCAGCAGTGATAGA GGATGTTGAGCTCAGCCTGGCTGCCTCCAGCGTGGGTCCCATGCCA GCTGCCTTGCTGAAGGAGTTATTCCTGCCCACAGTCTGTGAGAGGGTGCCAGCCCAGGTGAATG CGGTGCTGAGTGAAGGTGTGTTCCTGCCCCACCTCTCCAGCTTCACCTACACCAACAGCAGTGTCATCATCCACAAG AACCACGTCCTGGTCCCCTGTGACCTGGAGCTGCGGCCGcagcctgcagagcagagcaccGTGGGCTGA
- the LOC104554569 gene encoding BPI fold-containing family B member 4, whose translation MWKLFGMVVFCGLLSPSQQVLSGLSCAISPGAMQNVLSDFIIQSGLLDQHLRGLVLPNIMGEGGLLSSPTSITSLHLVEVQLPKLSVALLSGLGVQMTISAKLQLSGNCLVGLLSELVDISVDVNLHTNIKCTNFESGTVQVVIEDCLCILGAVKIRLLSGLLSLSVNELVLNQLTGTLPGVLCPVINLVVNLVNIQLMGTLNAVVPVGTAGTIHYQLASLPFTSGLFLGLDLDGAVKQVGGSIIPHDSSPSALPPLLDKTMVMGLRQSFLSSAMCLLLQIPSQTFTCTPEAFSGASHLQEAIAGLAPAGCLSCHGTSPLSIKLTLFGNPLILLEENSATVELSVMVQVFVRRSDGSILNILLLRADLGLGAHLWIAGSRLMLGLSLGSISLSLESSAVGISDISLLKPHCRDMLVEVLLPLVNDAVGIGIPLPNVLGLSLLGADVQVLVGLVVILL comes from the exons TTCTCTCAGATTTCATAATTCAGAGTGGGCTCCTGGACCAGCACCTGCGGGGTCTGGTGCTCCCAAACATCATGGGTGAAGGGGGTCTGCTGAGCTCTCCCACCAGCATCACCAG CCTACACCTTGTCGAGGTTCAGCTCCCCAAGCTGTCTGTGGCCCTGCTGTCGGGACTCGGGGTCCAGATGACCATCAGTgcaaagctgcagctcagcGGCAACTG CCTGGTTGGCCTGCTTTCAGAACTGGTTGATATCTCAGTGGATGTGAACCTTCATACAAACATTAAGTGCACGAACTTCGAGTCGGGCACAGTCCAGGTGGTCATTGAGGACTGTCTCTGCATCCTCGGGGCCGTGAAGATCCGGCTCCTGTCTGG cCTACTGTCCCTATCAGTGAATGAGCTGGTGCTTAACCAGCTGACAGGAACCCTGCCTGGTGTG CTATGTCCAGTCATCAACCTGGTCGTCAACCTGGTGAACATCCAGCTCATGGGCACCCTCAATG CGGTGGTGCCGGTGGGTACTGCAGGGACCATTCACTACCAGCTGGCCAGCCTCCCCTTCACCTCAGGCTTGTTCCTGGGCTTGGATTTGGAT GGAGCGGTGAAGCAGGTGGGAGGCAGCATCATCCCCCATGACTCGTCCCCCTCTGCTTTGCCCCCACTGTTGGACAAAACGATGGTCATGGGACTGCGCCAGAGCTTTCTGAGTTCAGCCATGTGCCTCCTGCTCCAGATACCATCACAGACCTTCACCTGCACGCCAGAAGCC TTCTCCGGTGCCAGCCACCTGCAAGAAGCCATCGCAGGCCTGGCTCCTGCTGGG TGCTTATCCTGCCATGGCACCAGCCCTCTGAGCATTAAGCTGACGTTGTTTGGGAACCCACTCATCCTCTTGGAAGAGAACAGTGCCACAGTGGAGCTGTCAGTCATGGTTCAGGTGTTTGTCAGGCGTTCGGATGGATCCATCCTCAACATCCTGCTGCTGAGGGCC GACCTCGGGCTCGGTGCCCACTTGTGGATTGCTGGGAGCAGACTGATGCTGGGGCTGTCCCTGGGCAG cattTCCCTCTCCTTGGAGTCATCTGCTGTTGGTATCAGTGAT ATCTCACTCCTGAAGCCTCACTGCAGGGATATGCTGGTGGaagtgctgctgcctcttgTCAATG ATGCTGTGGGCATTGGGATCCCGCTGCCAAATGTGCTGGGGCTCTCCCTGCTCGGGGCTGACGTGCAGGTGTTGGTG GGACTGGTGGTGATTCTGTTGTGA